Within the Rosa rugosa chromosome 2, drRosRugo1.1, whole genome shotgun sequence genome, the region TCcaaattctctctacaattctcttttccttaaacagaaGTCAAAGATAGATAAACCTAGAACGTGCCCCACGCgcggagaaaagaaaaaaaagggaaactCAAGCGAACCCTCTCCCGGCCGAAAGCCGCAGGCACTCCTACCGCTGCGTTCCGGTCTGGGAGGGGATGGTGGATCTGCCCTGCGGTGTGGTCCTATGGCGGTGCTGCGGTCCTGGTTTTGGTGTGAGGGTGTTTGAGCTCGGTGGGGGCAGATCGATCGAGATCTGCTCGGGTTTCTGGGTGCTATGGTGGAGGCTTGGATCAGAGATGGAGGATAGCGGCTGCATCTCGGACGGGGAAGAGCGCTCTAGATCTCTTCTTCTCCGATCGTGGGGGAGACCGGACATGGAGCAGCGACGGAGGCTTCGGGCGTCACGGCCGGTTCTGGGTGCTTGGTGCTGGCTGGGTCTTCGATCTTGTGGCAGAGATGAGCCCATAGTGGGTCTGCGTCTTTCTGAGATCTGGGTTCTGACATCGGCCAGGCTTTGGGACGGTCGGCTTTGTGGGGTGGCGGTGTTGTGGCGTTGCGGCAGCGGTCTAGTGCAAGGCGACGGGACGGTGGAGCTCGCTGGCAGCTTGCTAGGTGGACGGCGGCGCTAGTTGTTTGTGGTGAGCGGTGGTTGGGCCAGACCTTTGTGTCTGGGTCATGCCATTGGTTGGGCCGGGCCTTTGTGTCAGGGCCATGCTTCTTGggggtttctttgtttttatttgttgttgttgtctTTAGTGTTTTAGTTACTTGCAGTGTTTATGTTTTTGCTTTGTCAGAAATAAGCTCCAACCGTGTTCTGGTTGGAGCCAGTGGCCTGTGTGCCAGTCTTTGCACCTTGTGTGCCAGTTTTGCTCTAAGTatgcggcgagttccttgcacttgcaaatggtcgctgcctcctagtagcagagtgaaactaagtgtcactggAAGTTGTTTCCAGTGGCATCATGATAGGAAAGCTATGCGTATGGTAGTTATGCTTTGCTGTAATCGAgttgcagatcaagttatctttccgttgtgtcccCGCTGCGTTAAAgcagttaaagcaaatagagtcgccagtagagcgctctttgctagttggtgctttgttgaGTACAAGCGTTTAGTAGAAACTcaggatagtatttcaggatgttctctagctacttattgtaatcaggggtttaggctcaatgtctcccccttgtattcgatagTTTCTTTATTTAAGgctatcaaggcttgagggctgccgccctttttctcaacaaaaaaaaaaaaaaaaaaaaaacagatgtcAAATAATTCTCAATTGGTTATTCACTCAACTTCCAAAGGCATTATTAAAAATTGACCATGCTAGTAGTAGTACTATTTTCGGAAAGCAGTGGCGTAGTCAGGAGGATTGAGAGTTGGATGTCATTGGTCGACCGACAACTAGCtagttagagcaactccaacagcttccccataatttgatttttctctattttagggaaaatgagcctcttttgctccaacagattccctataattatctctattttagagaaagtgaggaaagagaaaactaaattccttatatttacagcaatctctaaaatttaaggaagaatatggagattttagagattgctgtaaaatagagaatctgttggagttggagaagaaaaagatgctaaaactttgacttttgcttccctattatacagaaattatagggaagctgttggagttgctcttaggccTCGTCTAGTCGTCTTAAGAAATTATGGTCTAGTAGGTCAGCAGAATGATACGCATGCTAGCGACAATCGTCCACACATAAATGTATGTGAATCTCAAATTAGAATTGACGAATAGCCAGGCCTCATCTAGTCGTCTTATCAATATGCTGCTTTCGTCCACATGAGAATTAAGCAGTGCAGATCCCAAAAAAATCTCAACTAAATGTATTCAAAACTAGTTGCAAATGCGAAATTAGAACACAGAAAATCAAAACTGCTAAGATAAGATAATGTGCATGCTAGCTATCTCTTATTCTAATTTGACTCTGAAATAATCTGTCATGTGAGTCTTTTTATTGCGGATTTGGTGGGCGGCTATTGGCGGAAGAGACCCTGGAACCCCATTCAAGTAGCTCTTTGCTTGTGTCATCCCTGTGAACAATGACTTCTATGAAGCACAAGCAGTCTTTCTTGTCCCCTGTTGCTGTTGCAATGGCTTCTGTAAGGTCCTCTTCAGTGCGTACCTGAGACGAAAACAAATGCTCGTGATTTCTTCAATTCACTGCTAAAGCAAGTAAGCCTATTCATTGAACTTATGACCATTTAGTAGTGCTCAACCCCCTCATTTAGTGCTCCAACATTAAAAAAAGGAGTGCAAACTTTGGCTAGCTTTCAAAATTAACTTCATCCCGAATTTAGTGTATACCTTGGTTGTCCAGCAATTTCCTTCACCATTGTGGATTGCATCCACTAAACCAGTGTAGTTCCAGTTCTTGATCACATTGTAAGGCCCGTCATGGATTTCGACTTCTATTGTGTATCCACCATTGTTTATGAGGAATATGATGCTCTTTTGATTACATCTGATCATTGTTGACACATCTTGTGCAGTCACCTGTCAGCCAAATGTCATTAGTTAAGCCTTTCAGACCATTCAACAACATCATGAGTGTGACACTACGAGTtcaacaaagaaattaaaagttGAAGCTTTTCTAATGAACTAACCTGAAAGCTACCATCGCCAATGCAAGCAATGACACGCTTCTTCGGTACTGCCTGTGCAtatccaagagttccaccaacAGACCACCCAATCGAACCATATTGCATCTGGAATTCGTAcctgcaacaccaactttattTCTCTTATCATTGTTGTAAACAACAGTCAGACCTCAAAATCTTAAATCATTAGGGTAGGAGTCAACAATGTATATTAAGCCAACACCCTCCTTAAGTCACGAAAATGTATGTGCTAGAACAATCATAAGCATCAAAGGCCACAAATTATAATTACTATGGACTCGTAGTTAGTTGCTCACCCACATCCTTCTGGCAACTTCAGTTTCTGGCAGTTAAACCAAGAATCACCAGTCTCAGCAATCACAGCTGTATCAGCTGAAAGCATTTTCTGAATATGTTGGAACAGAACATTCACTCTCAAAGGCTCATTAGGCTCAGATTTGACAGGCTGGCCTTCCGGGACAAAGATTCTGTGGTAATTCTCATAAGCAGTAGTGTTGCGTGTGATCTTCTTTGCAAGTGCCTGGAGAAAGTCCTTCATTAGAACACACCCGAAAGAAGGGCCATTGGCTATAATCACGCGATCAGGCTGCACAATGATGGCCTTCTCCTTCTTAAGAAGGAGTGAGTACCCAACAGAGCTGTAGTCATTGAAAATTGGGCCAACAAATACGTACGCATCAGCTGACTCCACAATCTCACCACAGTAGGCAGTGCCCACTGCCCCCCAATATGTCCCGATGAAGTGAGGATGGGTTTCCACCACATGGCCTTTGGCTGATGGCATCACAGCCAGGGCATAGCCACTGGCATCAGCCAATTCGATAAACGCTTCATGGGCTTTTGCAACTCGGAGTTTTGGTCCTCCAACCATGACCGGCTTCACCGCCTTGTTTAGGAAAGCTGCTGCTGCATCCACAGCTGCCTCTAACCCCCTCTGGTTACAAATTCTGCATTAAGACATCATGAATACCCGAAGTTGAAACAAAAACATACTTAAAAAAGGAAGTTCTTTCGTGTTAATAATCTCGTTAACTTAGGAAAAAATTGACGTTATCCAGAGTGTCAATCTAAGCGTTTCGTGACAAATTGACAGTCGAGTAACATAAAAATGTTGAATATATAAAGAAATCATACTATATAAACAAACAAGTTACCTAGGTGATAATGAAAATGGAATAGGCTCTCTGCCAAAAGTTGGATGTGAAATCCCAGGCAAGTTACAACTAATGCTAATATAGACAGGCTTGCTTTGCTTGAGAGCAGTAGAAATGGCTGTATCAATCTGCTCATGTGCATCTTCCAAGTTGTTCACCACAGCCTATACCACATCAAAACCCACATCAATCACTATTATTAGCAAATCTAAAAATTTGACACAAATCATGAGTTGCTTCTAACATTACATTTTAGTTAACCATGAGTCTTGAACGCATTTATAACCGTAAGATTGAGAGTCAACTGAATATTGAAACTCAAATTAAGAtgggcttaaaaaaaaaacacgatcACACATATTATGTATGCATTAAAGGTGTAAACTTTTCGACTTACTTGATAGCATGTGACAGACTGGAAGCACCTGAGTTCTTGGCTA harbors:
- the LOC133732636 gene encoding pyruvate decarboxylase 2-like isoform X1 produces the protein MATGLGSLEFTRPTNNNVGCPPQNGAAALHDHPPSTISSPDSTLGRHLAHRLVEVGVTDVFSVPGDFNLTLLDHLIAEPGLTNIGCCNELNAGYAADGYARSRGVGACVVTFTVGGLSVLNAIAGAYSENLPVICVVGGPNTNDYGTNRILHHTIGLADFSQELRCFQSVTCYQAVVNNLEDAHEQIDTAISTALKQSKPVYISISCNLPGISHPTFGREPIPFSLSPRICNQRGLEAAVDAAAAFLNKAVKPVMVGGPKLRVAKAHEAFIELADASGYALAVMPSAKGHVVETHPHFIGTYWGAVGTAYCGEIVESADAYVFVGPIFNDYSSVGYSLLLKKEKAIIVQPDRVIIANGPSFGCVLMKDFLQALAKKITRNTTAYENYHRIFVPEGQPVKSEPNEPLRVNVLFQHIQKMLSADTAVIAETGDSWFNCQKLKLPEGCGWCCRYEFQMQYGSIGWSVGGTLGYAQAVPKKRVIACIGDGSFQVTAQDVSTMIRCNQKSIIFLINNGGYTIEVEIHDGPYNVIKNWNYTGLVDAIHNGEGNCWTTKVRTEEDLTEAIATATGDKKDCLCFIEVIVHRDDTSKELLEWGSRVSSANSRPPNPQ
- the LOC133732636 gene encoding pyruvate decarboxylase 2-like isoform X2, with amino-acid sequence MATGLGSLEFTRPTNNNVGCPPQNGAAALHDHPPSTISSPDSTLGRHLAHRLVEVGVTDVFSVPGDFNLTLLDHLIAEPGLTNIGCCNELNAGYAADGYARSRGVGACVVTFTVGGLSVLNAIAGAYSENLPVICVVGGPNTNDYGTNRILHHTIGLADFSQELRCFQSVTCYQAVVNNLEDAHEQIDTAISTALKQSKPVYISISCNLPGISHPTFGREPIPFSLSPRICNQRGLEAAVDAAAAFLNKAVKPVMVGGPKLRVAKAHEAFIELADASGYALAVMPSAKGHVVETHPHFIGTYWGAVGTAYCGEIVESADAYVFVGPIFNDYSSVGYSLLLKKEKAIIVQPDRVIIANGPSFGCVLMKDFLQALAKKITRNTTAYENYHRIFVPEGQPVKSEPNEPLRVNVLFQHIQKMLSADTAVIAETGDSWFNCQKLKLPEGCGYEFQMQYGSIGWSVGGTLGYAQAVPKKRVIACIGDGSFQVTAQDVSTMIRCNQKSIIFLINNGGYTIEVEIHDGPYNVIKNWNYTGLVDAIHNGEGNCWTTKVRTEEDLTEAIATATGDKKDCLCFIEVIVHRDDTSKELLEWGSRVSSANSRPPNPQ